The Plasmodium sp. gorilla clade G2 genome assembly, chromosome: 6 genome has a segment encoding these proteins:
- a CDS encoding nucleolar GTP-binding protein 1, putative, with translation MKESNLYRFKDIKPVISAKELVDVVLSKTQRKTPTEIHKGFKITRIRNFYMRKVKICQELFRDKLQSIINDFPKLDDIHPFYSDLANILYDRDHYKLSLGQCSYVSKSLIRICHDYIKLLKFSSSLYKCKMLKISALGRMCKLVKKLQPSLLYLEEVRQNLSRLPSINPHKKTIILSGAPNVGKSSFMNIVSRANVDVQSYSFTTKNLYVGHFDHKLNKYQIIDTPGLLDRPFENRNTIEMTTITALAHINGVILFIIDISEECGLTIKEQINLFYSIKSVFTNKSIVIGFNKIDKCNMDSLSIDNKLLIKQILDNVKKNTIKFSSFSTLTGVGVEQAKITACDLLKNDQAESILLDQEQLLNTKLDENKHHLNRTPFIPESVIRERKLRQEKIQSINNTLDSTNADLINPPYDNQSKATETDPNKQLTMREIKLKKKNKSRQSYLSNRTDDKVLQIDLQNENGGAGVYSVDIRNNYDIKEEYKYDVIPEIYNGKNISDFIDMDIEKKLLELEKEEEELYDKDANIDPLWFKTQNVLEKMQLRLKNVRLNAKLKDQNVQIYNKRKRNIEEIEKKLIDLKLNKDKVIKSMTEKIRNKNKQQTIVKKQKVKKDISKKKQIKDNIYNEENKLSKIFLSTSTELQRKKAYKLNKMAYKKIKKGTKGEADRSIPSLKPRHLFSGKRSIGKTSRR, from the coding sequence atgAAAGAAAGCAATCTCTATCGctttaaagatataaaacCTGTGATTAGTGCCAAAGAACTTGTGGATGTGGTATTATCAAAAACACAAAGAAAAACGCCTACAGAAATTCATAAAGGATTTAAGATTACAAGGATAAGGAATTTTTATATGagaaaagtaaaaatatgtCAAGAATTATTTCGAGATAAATTACAAAGTATAATAAATGACTTCCCTAAGTTAGATGATATCCATCCTTTTTATTCAGATCTAGCTAATATACTTTATGATAGAGATCATTATAAATTATCCTTAGGACAATGTAGTTATGTTAGTAAATCATTAATAAGAATATGtcatgattatataaaacttTTAAAGTTTAgttcttctttatataaatgtaaaatgTTAAAAATTAGTGCTCTTGGTAGAATGTGTAAATTAGTTAAGAAATTACAACCtagtttattatatttagaaGAAGTACGACAAAACTTATCAAGATTACCATCCATTAATCCTCATAAAAAAACTATTATTTTATCAGGAGCACCAAATGTAGGTAAATCATCTTTTATGAATATTGTATCTAGAGCAAATGTAGATGTTCAATCTTATTCTTTTAcaacaaaaaatttatatgtagGACACTTTGatcataaattaaataaatatcaaaTTATTGATACTCCAGGGTTATTAGATAGACCATTCGAAAACAGAAACACTATTGAAATGACTACCATTACTGCACTTGCTCATATTAACGgtgttattctttttattatagatATAAGTGAAGAATGTGGTTTAACtataaaagaacaaataaaCCTATTCTATTCTATCAAATCAGTCTTCACAAATAAATCTATTGTTATcggatttaataaaattgataaaTGCAATATGGATAGCTTATctattgataataaattattaataaaacaaattctTGATAATGTCAAGAAAAACACTATTAAATTCTCGTCATTTAGTACACTTACAGGTGTTGGAGTAGAACAAGCCAAAATAACTGCATGCgatttgttaaaaaatgatCAAGCAGAATCTATCCTATTGGATCAAGAACAATTATTAAACACCAAATTGGATGAAAACAAACATCACCTGAACAGAACACCATTTATACCTGAATCAGTCATACGAGAAAGAAAATTACGCcaagaaaaaatacaatCCATAAATAATACGCTTGATTCAACAAATGCAGATCTTATAAACCCACCTTATGATAATCAATCCAAGGCAACGGAGACAGACCCTAATAAACAATTGACCATGAgagaaataaaattaaaaaagaaaaataaaagtcGACAAAGTTATCTGAGTAACAGAACAGATGATAAAGTATTACAAATTGATCttcaaaatgaaaatggAGGAGCAGGTGTTTATTCCGTAGATATAAGAAATAACTATGATATtaaagaagaatataaatatgatgtaATACCAGAAATATACAACGGAAAAAATATTAGTGATTTTATAGATATGGATAtcgaaaaaaaattattagaattagaaaaagaagaagaagaattatatgataaagatGCTAATATAGATCCTTTATGGTTTAAGACACAAAACGTTTTAGAAAAAATGCAATTAAGATTAAAGAATGTTAGATTAAATGCAAAATTAAAAGATCAAAAtgttcaaatatataataagaggaaaagaaatattgaagaaatagaaaagaaattaattgacttaaaattaaataaagataaagtTATTAAAAGTATGACTGAAAAAATtagaaacaaaaataaacaaCAAACAATagttaaaaaacaaaaagttaaaaaagatatatccaagaaaaaacaaattaaagataatatatataatgaagaaaataaattatctaaaatatttttaagtaCATCAACAGAATTACAAAGAAAGAAAgcttataaattaaataaaatggcttataaaaaaattaaaaaaggtaCTAAAGGAGAGGCTGATAGATCAATACCATCATTAAAGCCACGTCACTTATTTTCAGGAAAGCGATCCATAGGAAAAACATCCCGTcgttaa
- a CDS encoding rhoptry protein ROP14, whose translation MDKNDVKDETKILLNDKDIDKSKKIGKIRNCINNFFKTLFQKNAQYDTFFYKNKSLENTFWSSQIIYTRILLISCIFSFIVSWNQNVALIGENGLTPAKNYVDKMFDELKNESIWVKFQNFHSIFWFIPASDFNINLLAIIGIVLSCVSLLFNYTNLITLVPIYIILQSIYSIGNIWFNYVYEIEILELLFLCFFLVPFCGNHLKKRFSSTCLIKYICRCFVFKVLIGTSLIRFRNSDLWGKLLGKYYLYETQPLPTILSYLFHSCITLSKMDNIFCILTECVFSFLILFPIRSFRLVGGSLIFIYCILNFITGNSYLFYFLLMAPLMFCFDDKILLKLFFFKWRRYEIINIVKEKLASKNKSKRYFKSFDIFYFTGFNSDDLVKIYDAYFNIKYQKEYVGKSSTPQKKKNNKFNKYNEQSSYDDNYEQGDEEHYYYDNEEYGEYDEYDEYDEDNYDNYHNGHNSSLNYQITKEQIHKNQSPSKQKQQHQQYRALISKSSSKEINLFYKKQNILKSIKNDLYNTFYWLFSQNGLHYIIKNYNVSIEIFIHIICSLLIIIFNCIITTSIYPITSILFYIYIVLFLSYIIFLFGYTKNIFSRIISQLSLLSVILLIYSNQIFLHGFVNIYYNSLFFIHFLTLCILSMFYLNNKRFIFKFTTQYFYFILFIYFAYFFLQNILSPNQIMNAQYGSFEIMNIYGSFGKIKKIRKEIIIEGTDSEKIDDNTKWNTYEFYCKPDNIYKKMCTQFRLLYNFIPVLYIDRLDWQFNTLSDKEDETILENEWFKNFLIKLSNNDKNILSLLYKNPFENNKNRNNQNKIFLRISNATYKFTKNGKKNWWDVVSSKVIINPRQIPKLPEQVRQNVYNMHEQLEKAKTIKKKKMSKYEDKDKDKDLNDENMVNYKKYNMRKYKSIDQNMNDIELSNDVTKNDIESDKETQNDVILNDKFIGIDLKYNNITNDFDPTDKEEAYHNLRKIKKEKYNKAKERHEQNFNEQYERVKKILEDHKKKLEDENEIIKKEKRKLENQKDLLNKEKQELQEEKKKLVYQKKIQEHNMLEQDKKIQEEKFMEKKQKLTEKFLEQKQKEDQQILERNIKEEQNIMNKLKKLQEEKNQFEKKKLFLEQKKIQEQKLIDQEKKYLQQQQNKLLQIKKQMQNEKQEEQNKVDQQLNEKLKKELLLQNEDIINNKYISNPIHNNNNNFNNTNHMNNIKKMNHDMNTYNTKELNEQINNEFESELENNVEPYPHEIIYDNGNNEQVKYTNRYLNNHLNDHLNHNFKNNNNNNNNNNNNNQLNGSYNKSTQHNYYNQDVSYFKPSHNIYNKFENKDNKINNEQANNKLQKFTVDENIKNKLDNAIKNSYSKYNLLNNYTNKINKLGLLDVYNKPNNFSSISELNYKPNEKYHNESYITHAVKENNE comes from the exons atggataaaaatgatgtaaAAGATGAAACAAAAATTTTACTAAATGATAAAGATATAGATAAAAGCAAAAAAATTGGTAAAATTAGAAattgtataaataatttctttaaaaCGTTATTCCAAAAAAATGCACAATATGATactttcttttataaaaacaaatctCTAGAAAATACTTTTTGGTCTTCTCAAATa ATTTATACTAGAATATTGTTGATATCGtgtattttttcatttatcgTATCATGGAATCAA AATGTGGCACTCATTGGAGAAAATGGTCTTACTCCAGCTAAAAATTATGTTGATAAAATGTTCGATGAACTTAAAAATGAAAGTATATGGGTTAAATTTCAAAATTTCCACTCCATTTTTTGGTTTATACCAGCTAGcgattttaatattaatctGCTAGCCATTatag GTATTGTGCTCAGTTGTGTGAGTCTTCTATTCAATTACACCAATTTAATTACACTAGTAcccatttatattatcctcCAATCTATATATAGCATAGGGAATATATGGTTTAATTATGTATATGAAATTGAAATacttgaattattatttttgtgttTTTTCTTAGTACCTTTTTGTGgaaatcatttaaaaaagagATTTTCATCAACgtgtttaataaaatatatttgtagatGTTTTGTATTTAAAGTTCTTATAGGTACTAGCTTAATACGATTTAGAAATAGTGATTTATGGGGGAAATTATtaggaaaatattatttatatgaaacaCAACCATTACCAACAAttctttcttatttatttcattcatGTATTACATTAAGCAAAatggataatatattttgtatattaacAGAATgtgtattttcttttctcatACTTTTTCCTATTAGATCATTTCGATTAGTTGGAGGttctcttatttttatttattgtattttaaattttattactGGGAATTCATacttattttactttttactTATGGCTCCATTAATGTTTTGTTTTGATGAtaagatattattaaaattgtttttttttaaatggaGAAGATATGAAATCATAAATATAGTAAAAGAGAAATTGGctagtaaaaataaaagtaaacgatattttaaaagttttgatattttttattttactggTTTCAATTCTGATGATTTAGTTAAGATATATGATgcttattttaatataaaatatcaaaaagAATATGTAGGGAAATCCTCCACcccacaaaaaaaaaaaaataataaatttaataaatataatgaacaatcttcatatgatgataattatgaacAAGGAGATGAggaacattattattatgataatgaagAGTATGGTgaatatgatgaatatgatgaatatgatgaagataattatgataattatcataatggTCATAATAGCTCATTAAATTATCAAATTACAAAAGAACAAATACATAAGAATCAATCACCATCAAAACAGAAACAACAACATCAACAATATAGAGCTTTAATATCAAAATCTTCTtctaaagaaataaatttattttataaaaaacaaaatattttgaaaagtataaaaaatgatttatataatacattttattgGTTATTTTCACAAAATGGATTACACtatattataaagaattataatgtatctatagaaatatttatacatattatttgttctttattaattataatatttaattgtaTTATAACAACATCTATATATCCTATTacttctattttattttatatatatattgtacttttcctttcttatattatatttttatttggatatacaaaaaatatattttcacgTATTATAAGTCAATTGTCTTTATTATCagtaattttattaatttattctaATCAGATATTTCTACATGgatttgttaatatatattataatagttTATTCTTTATTCATTTCCTAACATTGTGTATTCTTTctatgttttatttaaataataaaagattcATCTTCAAATTTACTACAcaatatttctattttattcTCTTTATCTATTTTGCATATTTCTTCctacaaaatattttatcaccTAATCAAATTATGAATGCTCAATATGGCTCTTTCgaaattatgaatatatatggatcatttggaaaaataaaaaaaatcagaaaagaaattattattgaAGGAACAGACTCAGAAAAAATTgatgataatacaaaatgGAATACATATGAATTTTATTGTAAACctgataatatttataaaaaaatgtgtaCACAATTCAGActtctatataattttattccaGTCCTTTATATTGATAGATTGGATTGGCAATTTAATACACTCAGCGATAAAGAAGATGAAACCATTTTAGAAAATGAATGGTTCAAAAATTTTCTTATCAAACTttcaaataatgataaaaatattctttccttattatataaaaatccttttgaaaataacaaaaataggaataatcaaaataaaatattcttaaGAATCTCTAATGCTACTTATAAATTCacaaaaaatggaaaaaaaaattggtgGGATGTTGTTTCATCAAAAGTTATTATAAATCCAAGACAAATTCCAAAATTACCTGAACAGGTCAGGcaaaatgtatataacaTGCATGAACAGTTAGAAAAGgcaaaaacaataaaaaaaaaaaaaatgagtaaGTACGAAGATAAAGATAAAGATAAAGatttaaatgatgaaaatatggtgaactataaaaaatataacatgagaaaatataaatccaTAGAtcaaaatatgaatgatatagAATTATCAAATGACGTAACAAAGAATGATATTGAATCAGATAAAGAAACACAAAATGATGttattttaaatgataaatttaTTGGAATTGAcctaaaatataataatataactaaTGATTTTGATCCAACTGATAAAGAAGAGGCATACCATAATTTaagaaagataaaaaaagaaaaatataataaagcaAAGGAAAGACATGAACAAAATTTTAATGAACAATATGAAAgagtaaagaaaatattagaagatcataaaaagaaattagaagatgaaaatgaaataattaagaaagaaaaaagaaaattagaAAACCAAaaagatttattaaataaagaaaaacaagaattacaagaagaaaaaaaaaaattagtcTATCAAAAAAAGATACAAGAACATAATATGTTGGAACAAGATAAGAAAATACAAGAAGAGAAATTTATggaaaagaaacaaaaactAACGGAAAAATTTTTagaacaaaaacaaaaagaagatCAACAAATTTtagaaagaaatataaaagaagaacaaaatattatgaacaaacttaaaaaattacaagaagaaaaaaatcaatttgaaaaaaaaaaattatttcttgaacaaaaaaaaatacaagaaCAAAAACTAATTgatcaagaaaaaaaatatttacaacaacaacaaaacaaattattacaaattaaaaaacaaatgcaaaatgaaaaacaagaagaacaaaataaagtAGATCAACAATTAAATGAAAAGCTAAAAAAGGAATTACTGTTacaaaatgaagatattataaataataaatatatatctaatcctattcataataataataataattttaataatactaaccatatgaataatatcaaaaaaatgaatCATGATATGAATACTTATAATACAAAAGAACTCAacgaacaaataaataacgAATTTGAAAGTGAGTTAGAAAATAATGTGGAGCCATATCCAcatgaaattatatatgacaACGGAAATAATGAACAagtaaaatatacaaatagaTATTTGAATAACCACTTGAATGATCATTTAAatcataattttaaaaacaataataataataataataataataataataataatcaattAAATggatcatataataaatctaCTCAAcacaattattataatcaagACGTATCATATTTTAAACCAAgccataatatatataacaaattcgAGAACAAagacaataaaataaataatgaacaagctaataataaattacaaaaatTTACTGTAGATgaaaatatcaaaaataaattagaTAATGCTATTAAAAATTCTTAttctaaatataatttattaaataattatacaaataaaataaataaattaggTTTATTAGATGTATATAACAAACCAAACAACTTTTCTAGTATTAGTGAATTGAATTATAAaccaaatgaaaaatatcatAATGAAAGCTATATAACACATGCagttaaagaaaataatgaataa
- a CDS encoding apicoplast ribosomal protein L18 precursor, putative: protein MYISFIIFSIIFIFLGVIENFIINKSVLYKPNFLLYSEKKNKKKNTPEQVATRANKDLKEKKRKRHTSKILESLLKEKVEKVEKNSDENECSNVDKEIREGKRVPRLRVRNTNNHIYASIIDDYKKYVLCSTCSRDATLSKILGTYRRKATNRIINNGRTIKSAWEIGKIIGKKALNKGIFKVRFDRARHPYAGKVEALAEGARAVGLLL, encoded by the exons atgtacatatcgttcataatattttcaataatttttatttttcttggTGTAATAGAAAATTTCATAATTAACAAGAGTGTTTTGTATAAGCcgaattttttattatactctgaaaaaaaaaacaaaaagaagaatACACCTGAACAAGTAGCAACTAGAGCAAATAAAGACCTGAAggagaagaaaagaaaaagacaCACAagt AAAATTTTGGAAAGTTTATTAAAAGAGAAGGTTGAGAAAGTTGAAAAAAATTCAGATGAGAATGAATGTTCAAATGTCGATAAAGAAATAAGAGAAGGAAAAAGAGTGCCAAGACTTAGAGTGagaaatacaaataatcatatatatgctTCAATAATtgatgattataaaaaatatgtattatgtTCAACATGTTCAAGAGATGCTACACTTTCTAAAATATTAGGAACATACAGAAGGAAAGCAACAAAtcgtattataaataatggaAGAACTATTAAATCGGCTTGGGAAATTGGTAAAATTATAGGGAAAAAAGCTTTAAATAAAGGAATATTTAAAGTACGCTTTGATCGAGCTAGACATCCATATGCTGGAAAAGTTGAAGCTCTAGCCGAAGGAGCAAGAGCAGTaggtttattattataa